In Tistrella mobilis, the following proteins share a genomic window:
- the fhuB gene encoding Fe(3+)-hydroxamate ABC transporter permease FhuB, with product MTAAFRRPPILLPLAIAGFAVAALLLVRTNLAALVPPALWPDALLAPDPADTMQVLAHYAFLPRVSVALLSGGGLALAGAMLQYVLRNPLAEPATLGISAGAQLALTLATLQAPWAFAIGREGVALLGAALAFCLVLGLSAARGLSPVSVTLAGLIVSLFCGMAAAVVTLFNHDLLIGLFLWGAGYLDQGDWQTTHTLLAQVLPLALLALLLIRPITLLGLDDRAARGLGLNVAWFRLAAMGAAVALTAVIVAAVGIISFIGLAAPAIARLAGARRPVAQLVAAPVIGALLLLITDQLVLLLPTTYRAFPTGAMTAILGAPLLLILLPRLAAAEPPVLRRHAPVHRAAHPWRLVALIAGLTLIVFAGALLTTGDATGPVAGHWDEILAYRLPRALAAFAGGLSLAIAGTILQRMTGNPLAAPEVLGISSGAMLGIIAVMFLAASPTRPLQIAGGAAGAVLMLGAILALTRRQAFSGLRLLLAGIAMGSITGLVVAVLKTFQDPRLGQLLAWLSGSTYATSLTEAVLALGLGLAALALTPLMLRWLHLLPLGGRFARTLGMSVARVNAGLLLLVALLSASATILVGPLAFVGIMGPHFARLAGLVRPAEQLVGAALFGGLTLLAADWAGRVAIFPYQIPAGLLAALIGGPVLLLLIGRRA from the coding sequence ATGACCGCCGCCTTCCGCCGGCCGCCGATCCTGCTTCCGCTCGCCATCGCCGGCTTTGCGGTCGCGGCGCTGCTGCTGGTCAGAACCAATCTTGCCGCCCTGGTGCCGCCCGCCCTCTGGCCCGATGCGCTGCTCGCCCCCGACCCTGCCGACACCATGCAGGTTCTGGCCCACTACGCCTTTCTGCCGCGGGTCAGCGTGGCGCTGCTCTCGGGCGGCGGTCTGGCGCTGGCGGGGGCGATGCTGCAATACGTGCTGCGCAACCCGCTGGCGGAGCCCGCCACCCTCGGCATTTCCGCCGGGGCGCAGCTGGCACTCACCCTCGCCACGCTTCAGGCGCCCTGGGCCTTTGCGATCGGGCGCGAGGGCGTGGCCCTGCTCGGCGCCGCCCTCGCCTTCTGCCTGGTGCTGGGGCTGTCCGCCGCACGCGGGCTTTCCCCCGTTTCGGTCACGCTTGCCGGGCTGATCGTCAGCCTGTTCTGCGGTATGGCCGCAGCCGTGGTCACGCTGTTCAACCATGATCTGCTGATCGGGCTGTTCCTCTGGGGCGCCGGCTATCTGGATCAGGGCGACTGGCAGACCACACACACCCTGCTCGCCCAGGTGCTGCCGCTGGCCCTGCTGGCCCTGCTGCTGATCCGGCCGATCACCCTGCTTGGGCTGGATGATCGTGCCGCGCGCGGGCTGGGGTTGAATGTCGCCTGGTTCCGGCTGGCGGCGATGGGGGCCGCCGTCGCGCTGACCGCGGTGATCGTGGCCGCGGTCGGCATCATCAGCTTCATCGGGCTCGCCGCCCCGGCGATCGCCCGGCTGGCCGGGGCGCGGCGCCCGGTCGCCCAGCTGGTGGCGGCCCCGGTGATCGGCGCCCTGCTGCTGCTGATCACCGATCAGCTGGTGCTGCTGCTGCCCACCACCTATCGCGCCTTCCCGACCGGTGCCATGACCGCGATCCTGGGTGCGCCGCTGCTGCTGATCCTGCTGCCCCGGCTGGCGGCGGCCGAGCCGCCGGTGCTGCGCCGGCATGCGCCCGTCCACCGGGCCGCCCACCCCTGGCGTCTGGTCGCCCTGATCGCCGGCCTGACCCTGATCGTCTTTGCCGGCGCACTGCTGACCACCGGCGATGCCACAGGGCCGGTCGCCGGCCATTGGGACGAGATCCTGGCCTACCGCCTGCCGCGGGCGCTCGCCGCCTTCGCGGGCGGGCTGTCGCTGGCCATTGCCGGCACCATCCTCCAGCGCATGACCGGCAACCCGCTCGCCGCCCCGGAAGTGCTCGGCATCTCCTCGGGCGCCATGCTCGGCATCATCGCGGTGATGTTCCTGGCGGCAAGCCCCACCCGGCCGCTGCAGATCGCCGGCGGGGCCGCGGGCGCCGTCCTGATGCTGGGGGCGATCCTGGCGCTCACCCGGCGTCAGGCCTTTTCGGGGCTGCGCCTGCTGCTGGCCGGCATCGCCATGGGCTCGATCACCGGGCTGGTCGTCGCCGTGCTCAAGACCTTTCAGGATCCGCGTCTCGGCCAGTTGCTCGCCTGGCTGTCGGGCTCGACCTATGCCACCTCGCTGACCGAAGCCGTGCTGGCGCTGGGCCTCGGCCTTGCGGCGCTGGCCCTCACCCCCCTGATGCTGCGCTGGCTGCACCTGCTGCCGCTGGGCGGCCGGTTTGCCCGCACGCTCGGCATGTCCGTCGCCCGGGTGAATGCCGGGCTGCTGCTTCTGGTCGCCCTGCTCTCCGCCAGTGCCACCATCCTGGTCGGCCCGCTCGCCTTCGTCGGCATCATGGGGCCGCATTTCGCCCGTCTGGCCGGGCTGGTCCGGCCGGCGGAACAGCTGGTCGGCGCCGCACTCTTCGGCGGGCTCACCCTGCTCGCCGCCGACTGGGCCGGCCGGGTGGCCATCTTCCCCTACCAGATCCCCGCGGGCCTGCTCGCCGCCCTGATCGGCGGGCCGGTGCTGCTGCTGCTGATCGGACGCCGTGCATGA
- a CDS encoding ABC transporter ATP-binding protein, producing MAAGTSGFTLDGVGLTVGGRPILADITLDLACEGLTALIGHNGSGKSTLLDILSGQMAPTTGQVQFAGRPIGRWPARDLARHLALLPQATPAAPGMLVHELVALGRFPWHGTLGRFSAADRRAVDEAIALTGIGGFVDRQVDTLSGGERQRVWVAMMIAQDASCWLLDEPTSALDIAHQAEVLGLIRDLARTRGFAAVLVLHDINMAADHADRIIALRSGRVIADDTPARIMTPAQLRAIYGIDMEVTRSAAGRIRAFAA from the coding sequence ATGGCAGCCGGGACCAGCGGCTTCACCCTGGACGGGGTCGGCCTCACCGTCGGCGGCCGGCCGATCCTGGCCGATATCACCCTCGATCTGGCATGCGAGGGGCTGACCGCGCTGATCGGCCATAACGGATCCGGCAAATCCACCCTGCTCGACATCCTGTCGGGCCAGATGGCACCGACCACCGGGCAGGTGCAGTTCGCGGGCAGGCCGATCGGCCGCTGGCCGGCCCGCGACCTCGCCCGACATCTCGCCCTGCTGCCGCAGGCGACCCCGGCCGCACCGGGCATGCTGGTGCACGAACTGGTCGCCCTCGGCCGCTTCCCCTGGCACGGCACCCTCGGCCGCTTCTCCGCCGCCGATCGCCGGGCGGTGGACGAAGCCATCGCCCTCACCGGCATCGGGGGCTTCGTCGATCGCCAGGTCGATACTCTGTCGGGGGGTGAGCGTCAGCGGGTCTGGGTGGCGATGATGATCGCCCAGGATGCAAGCTGCTGGCTGCTCGACGAGCCGACCTCGGCGCTCGACATCGCCCATCAGGCGGAGGTGCTGGGGCTGATCCGCGATCTGGCCCGCACGCGTGGCTTCGCGGCGGTGCTGGTGCTGCACGACATCAACATGGCCGCCGACCATGCCGACCGGATCATCGCACTCCGGTCCGGCCGGGTGATCGCCGACGACACGCCGGCGCGGATCATGACCCCGGCGCAGCTGCGGGCGATCTATGGCATCGACATGGAGGTCACCCGTTCGGCGGCAGGCAGGATCCGGGCCTTCGCGGCCTGA
- a CDS encoding cyclic peptide export ABC transporter has translation MTSASLFASLVASHWRRLALAVLAGGLSAAGTILLLHRVNDAIARDFVLPAGFVTGFLVLAAVTFAARAASDLATNAAGQAVVADLRARLARRIIDAPVPALEGWGRNRILPVLNHDVDMISDVAFVAAPLAISAITVIGAFAYLIWLSPALSAAVILVLAAGGWLQYRARRRAVRGFDEAREGEDRLHAAYATITGGAKELKIYKPRREKIHGDILATIADIRRINGRAIAIFVIANALGSALVFAVIGVLLAWAAFSAEDPAVYSGFLILLLFLRGPVEQIMTSMPAITRMQIALRRIDELSGRFATAEPAAAASAAMPAEPAEIRLDGLAFAFPATEDGPGFRLGPLDLGFAPGRITMIVGDNGSGKTTLIKLLLGLYRPDAGRIIVGGRAVDDATRDAYRQMFSAILTDYHLFDEVMPGAGIGDDELSAHLERLRLGTKVDVANGRFSTTDLSTGQRKRLALIHAWVDRRPVVVFDEWTADQDPGFRHVFHTELLPALKAEGRTLIVISHDDRYFDTADRIIRMKDGRVTGMVDLTTPRRDG, from the coding sequence ATGACCTCCGCAAGCCTGTTCGCCAGCCTCGTCGCCAGCCACTGGCGCCGCCTCGCCCTCGCCGTGCTGGCGGGCGGCCTGTCCGCGGCGGGGACCATCCTGCTGCTCCACCGGGTGAACGACGCCATCGCGCGGGATTTCGTGCTGCCGGCGGGCTTCGTCACCGGCTTTCTGGTGCTGGCCGCCGTCACCTTCGCCGCCCGTGCCGCATCCGATCTCGCAACCAACGCCGCCGGCCAGGCGGTGGTGGCGGATCTGCGCGCCCGGCTTGCCCGGCGGATCATCGATGCTCCGGTGCCGGCGCTGGAAGGCTGGGGCCGCAACCGGATCCTGCCGGTGCTGAACCACGATGTCGACATGATCAGCGATGTGGCCTTCGTCGCGGCCCCGCTCGCGATTTCGGCGATCACGGTGATCGGTGCCTTCGCCTATCTGATCTGGCTGTCGCCGGCACTCTCCGCCGCGGTGATCCTGGTGCTGGCCGCCGGCGGCTGGCTGCAGTACCGCGCCCGCCGCCGGGCGGTGCGCGGGTTCGACGAAGCGCGCGAGGGCGAGGACCGGCTGCATGCCGCCTATGCCACCATCACCGGCGGCGCCAAGGAGCTGAAGATCTACAAGCCCCGGCGCGAGAAGATCCATGGCGACATCCTGGCGACCATCGCCGACATCCGCCGCATCAACGGCCGGGCGATCGCGATCTTCGTCATCGCCAATGCGCTGGGCTCGGCGCTGGTCTTCGCGGTGATCGGGGTGCTGCTGGCCTGGGCCGCCTTCAGCGCCGAAGACCCCGCCGTCTATTCGGGCTTCCTGATCCTGCTTCTGTTCCTGCGCGGGCCGGTGGAGCAGATCATGACCTCGATGCCGGCGATCACCCGCATGCAGATCGCGCTCCGCCGGATCGACGAGCTGTCGGGCCGCTTCGCGACCGCAGAACCCGCCGCCGCCGCATCGGCGGCGATGCCGGCGGAACCGGCCGAAATCCGCCTCGACGGTCTCGCTTTCGCCTTCCCCGCCACCGAGGACGGTCCCGGTTTCCGGCTGGGGCCGCTCGATCTCGGCTTCGCACCCGGCCGGATCACCATGATCGTGGGCGATAACGGATCGGGCAAAACCACGTTGATCAAGCTGCTGCTCGGTCTCTATCGCCCGGATGCCGGCCGGATCATCGTCGGCGGCCGGGCGGTGGACGATGCGACGCGCGATGCCTATCGGCAGATGTTCTCGGCCATCCTCACCGATTATCACCTCTTCGACGAGGTGATGCCCGGCGCCGGGATCGGCGATGACGAGCTCAGCGCCCATCTCGAGCGCCTGCGCCTCGGGACCAAAGTCGATGTCGCGAATGGCCGGTTCTCGACCACCGATCTCTCCACCGGCCAGCGCAAGCGGCTGGCGCTGATCCATGCCTGGGTCGACCGCCGCCCGGTGGTGGTGTTCGACGAATGGACCGCCGATCAGGATCCGGGCTTCCGCCATGTCTTCCATACCGAATTGCTGCCGGCGCTGAAGGCCGAGGGCCGGACCCTGATCGTGATCTCCCATGACGACCGCTATTTCGACACCGCCGACCGGATCATCCGCATGAAGGATGGCCGGGTGACCGGGATGGTCGACCTCACCACGCCCCGGAGGGATGGCTGA
- a CDS encoding siderophore-interacting protein: MTDTPDDGYRLLRVTAITDPGPHLRRLRLEGPALARFATDDDLHVRLWLPAGAGAPPPRPTLGPDGRPLGVARGMGGAMRYYTIRRIDAASGWLEVDFVLHDAAGPGADFARRAVPGAICGMSGPCGHGVPSARRLLLGGDETALPAIARIAEGLGPDVTGIALIEVEGPEDVLPFDHPPGLAVSWIFRRDAGRHPLAAALGPLLPGFGGADDFVWIAGEFDQLQTLKPGLAALPRARQLCVPYWRRPEAGTPRS; the protein is encoded by the coding sequence ATGACCGACACCCCCGATGACGGTTACCGCCTGCTCCGGGTAACCGCGATCACCGATCCCGGGCCGCATCTGCGCCGCCTCAGGCTGGAAGGTCCGGCTCTCGCCCGCTTCGCGACGGATGACGATCTCCATGTCCGGCTCTGGCTTCCGGCCGGTGCCGGCGCCCCGCCGCCGCGCCCGACGCTCGGCCCCGACGGCCGGCCGCTGGGGGTGGCCCGCGGCATGGGCGGCGCCATGCGCTATTACACCATCCGCCGGATCGATGCGGCCTCCGGCTGGCTGGAGGTCGATTTCGTGCTGCACGACGCCGCCGGCCCGGGCGCGGATTTCGCCCGCCGGGCGGTGCCCGGTGCCATCTGCGGCATGTCGGGCCCCTGCGGCCACGGCGTGCCGTCCGCCCGCCGCCTGCTGCTGGGGGGGGACGAGACCGCCCTGCCCGCCATCGCCCGCATCGCCGAAGGGCTCGGGCCCGATGTCACCGGCATCGCCCTGATCGAGGTGGAGGGCCCCGAGGACGTGCTGCCCTTCGATCACCCGCCGGGGCTTGCCGTCAGCTGGATCTTCCGCCGCGATGCCGGCCGCCATCCGCTGGCCGCGGCCCTCGGGCCCCTGCTGCCCGGTTTCGGCGGCGCCGATGATTTCGTCTGGATCGCCGGCGAATTCGATCAGCTCCAGACCCTCAAACCCGGGCTCGCCGCCCTGCCGCGGGCCCGTCAGCTCTGCGTGCCCTATTGGCGCCGCCCCGAAGCCGGGACGCCCCGCTCATGA
- a CDS encoding bleomycin resistance protein, translating into MTDAAICIPVLASLDIAESQAFYQDQLGFAAERHGDYLLVHRNRMEIHFWLADDRRYPEHTSCYIRGGEILDLHAEFSARGVPGLSAIEDKPWGMTEFHIHDPHGNLLRFGGSTRELRG; encoded by the coding sequence ATGACCGACGCCGCGATCTGCATCCCCGTCCTGGCCTCGCTCGACATCGCCGAAAGCCAGGCTTTCTACCAGGACCAGCTGGGCTTCGCCGCCGAGCGCCATGGCGACTATCTGCTCGTCCACCGCAACCGGATGGAGATACATTTCTGGCTGGCCGACGACCGCCGCTATCCGGAACACACCTCCTGCTATATCCGCGGCGGCGAGATCCTGGACCTGCATGCCGAATTCAGCGCCCGCGGGGTGCCGGGCCTGTCCGCCATCGAGGACAAGCCCTGGGGGATGACCGAATTCCACATCCACGATCCCCATGGCAACCTGCTGCGCTTCGGCGGCTCGACCCGCGAGCTGCGCGGCTGA